From one Lotus japonicus ecotype B-129 chromosome 3, LjGifu_v1.2 genomic stretch:
- the LOC130746525 gene encoding disease resistance protein RPV1-like — protein sequence MSSSSSKKHDVFISFRGEDTRTNFTSHLLTALDDNSIRTFIDYKLKKGDDVWPSLSQAIQDSRISIVVFSENYASSTWCLEELVKIMECRKHQSQVVIPVFYEIDPSCVRNQTGSYEVAFTNHEQDLNDNDSDQHKLRRWRVALTQAANISGWDTRSRTLRDDSQAIYNIVKDVSQKLYFLNPDELKGIVGIDETSKELELLLKSFPVIGIWGMGGIGKTTIAKVMFAKLFPQYDSVCFLANIREESERIGLTSLRQELFSKLLKEEVPASDVVGSTSIMRRLSSKQVLIVLDDVDSFEQLESLCGERSDLGENITLIVTTRDRQLLIERVDKIYEVNKRNDEESLELFCLNAFKKSHPQEGYKDLSDRAVHYAKGIPLALKVLGSHLLSKNHKFWESTLRKLEKYPDVKILNVLKVSYDGLDEPAKQIFLDIAFFFKNKDKHMAVGILDGCDFFATSGIDVLVDKALITISYNNSIQMHDLQQDVASDIVRKECLRNLGGRSRLRDDEVYNVLENNRGTEKVEGMTLDLSQVLVLKLSADTFNKMPNLRFLQLYVPEGKRPSTVYHCTFLEAFSDELRYFEWDGYPFSSLPPSFCAKYLVEIRMPHSNIKEIWQGVQDLVNLEAIELRECKQLLKLPDLSRASKLKRVNLFGCESLLDVHPSVLSLRTLETLILDRCKKLKSLKSEWHSHSLVNISVNDCIVLEEFAVSSELIERLDLSKTRVKKLHSSIGGLSKLVWLNLQGFWLENLPDELSCLTSLQELRISSCRLLDEEKLRVLCDGLRSLKILHLCNCRNLVELPDNISTLSSLHELRLDGSNIKSLPKSIRDLLNLEILSLKQCVLLEVIHGIPPFIKELHAGNCRSLRKVSSSKAFSIIPVEAGEKYISFENGGDMNECSRLWIMEEALFDMKIAALQNLFERWGKLLNKSHQNYSSVKICLPGRRVPRHFSYRVEQSSITIKLPNTRSDLLGLVYSLVLTPALSAGMMEDAKIRCQCRLANGTYVGKATMWHSVSLYGLESDHVFMWYDPFHCDRILRYYKQLDSVVCFEFFVTYGTEEPHQKISIVECGVHLLSVSQLEFRKFLRESRIELELKLELGLRFGLVLDLARRFSEVEWGLYQALEMGCEVDGSLRLELESRRRAILRLIDGL from the exons atgtcttcttcttcttccaaaaaGCATGATGTATTTATCAGCTTTCGAGGTGAAGACACCCGAACCAATTTCACTAGCCATCTTCTTACTGCTCTCGATGACAACAGTATCCGAACATTCATAGACTACAAGCTTAAAAAAGGAGATGATGTTTGGCCATCACTTTCCCAAGCAATCCAGGACTCACGCATATCCATTGTTGTTTTCTCAGAGAATTATGCTTCATCGACATGGTGCTTGGAAGAACTGGTCAAGATAATGGAATGCCGGAAACATCAGAGTCAGGTTGTGATACCTGTGTTCTATGAAATTGATCCATCATGCGTGCGGAACCAGACAGGGAGTTACGAGGTAGCATTTACAAACCATGAACAAGACCTCAATGACAATGATTCCGATCAACACAAACTACGTAGGTGGAGAGTTGCTCTTACCCAAGCTGCCAATATTTCTGGATGGGACACTCGAAGTCGAACCCTCAG GGATGACTCTCAAGCCATCTACAACATTGTCAAAGATGTTTCACAAAAGCTATACTTCCTGAACCCTGATGAACTGAAAGGCATTGTTGGAATTGATGAAACCTCGAAAGAACTTGAATTATTACTGAAAAGCTTTCCAGTAATTGGAATTTGGGGTATGGGTGGGATAGGAAAAACCACCATTGCTAAAGTTATGTTTGCCAAACTCTTTCCCCAGTATGACAGTGTCTGCTTCTTGGCAAATATAAGAGAAGAATCGGAAAGGATTGGACTAACATCTTTACGTCAAGAGCTTTTCAGTAAGCTACTAAAGGAAGAAGTTCCTGCTTCTGATGTTGTAGGCTCCACATCCATTATGAGGAGGCTCAGTAGTAAACAGGTTTTAATTGTACTTGATGATGTAGATAGTTTTGAGCAGTTAGAATCTTTGTGTGGAGAACGAAGTGATCTAGGAGAAAATATTACCCTCATTGTAACAACAAGGGATAGGCAATTGCTTATTGAAAGAGTTGATAAGATATATGAGGTCAACAAAAGGAACGATGAAGAATCTCTAGAGCTTTTTTGCTTGAATGCCTTCAAGAAAAGTCATCCCCAAGAAGGATATAAGGATCTCTCAGATAGGGCAGTCCATTATGCAAAGGGCATTCCATTAGCTTTAAAAGTATTGGGTTCACATCTCCTTTccaaaaatcataaattttggGAAAGTACATTGAGAAAACTTGAGAAGTATCCCGATGTGAAAATTTTGAATGTCTTGAAAGTTAGCTATGATGGATTAGATGAACCAGCAAAGCAAATATTTCTAGACATTgcattctttttcaaaaataaagataaacATATGGCTGTCGGGATACTTGATGGTTGTGATTTTTTCGCAACTAGTGGAATAGATGTCCTAGTAGATAAAGCTCTGATAACTATTTCATATAACAACAGTATACAAATGCATGATTTGCAGCAAGATGTGGCTTCAGATATAGTTCGGAAAGAATGTTTGAGAAACCTTGGAGGACGCAGCCGATTGAGGGATGATGAAGTTTATAATGTACTTGAAAATAACAGG GGGACTGAAAAAGTTGAAGGAATGACGTTAGATTTGTCCCAAGTATTGGTTCTGAAATTGAGTGCTGACACATTCAACAAGATGCCTAATTTGAGATTTCTTCAGTTATATGTCCCTGAGGGCAAGAGACCAAGTACTGTGTACCATTGTACATTTCTTGAGGCATTTTCTGATGAATTGAGGTATTTTGAGTGGGATGGATATCCTTTTTCGTCTCTTCCACCAAGTTTTTGTGCTAAGTATCTTGTTGAGATTCGCATGCCACACAGCAATATCAAAGAAATTTGGCAAGGAGTACAG GACCTTGTGAATTTAGAGGCAATTGAACTCCGTGAATGCAAACAGTTGCTAAAGCTTCCAGATTTGTCCAGGGCGTCAAAGCTTAAACGAGTGAATCTCTTTGGCTGTGAAAGCTTGCTTGATGTTCATCCTTCCGTTTTGTCTCTCAGAACACTTGAAACTTTGATTCTGGACAGGTGCAAAAAACTCAAGAGTCTTAAAAGTGAGTGGCATTCACACTCACTAGTGAATATCAGTGTCAATGACTGCATTGTCCTTGAGGAATTCGCAGTGTCCTCCGAATTGATTGAAAGGTTGGATTTAAGCAAGACGCGAGTCAAGAAATTACACTCATCAATTGGTGGTCTGAGCAAGCTTGTGTGGCTTAACCTACAAGGTTTTTGGCTGGAGAATCTTCCAGATGAGCTATCGTGCCTGACATCTCTTCAGGAGCTTAGGATTTCTAGCTGCCGACTACTTGACGAAGAGAAGCTACGTGTCCTGTGTGATGGCTTGCGATCCTTAAAAATACTACATTTGTGTAATTGCCGTAACTTGGTTGAACTCCCCGACAACATCAGCACCTTATCATCATTACATGAATTGAGGCTCGACGGAAGCAATATTAAGAGTTTGCCTAAAAGTATCAGGGATCTTCTAAACCTGGAGATTTTATCCTTAAAACAGTGTGTGTTGCTTGAGGTCATACATGGGATTCCACCATTCATCAAAGAGCTTCACGCTGGCAACTGTAGGTCATTGAGGAAGGTATCCTCTTCAAAGGCTTTTTCAATTATCCCGGTGGAAGCAGGGGAGAAATACATTTCGTTTGAGAATGGGGGGGATATGAATGAATGTTCACGCCTCTGGATTATGGAAGAAGCCCTGTTTGATATGAAGATTGCTGCGCTGCAAAATTTATTTGAAAGATGGGGGAAACTTCTCAATAAGTCCCACCAAAATTATAGCAGTGTTAAGATCTGTTTACCAGGAAGGAGAGTCCCGAGGCATTTTTCATATCGAGTCGAACAGTCCTCCATTACCATTAAACTTCCTAACACACGTTCTGACTTGCTAGGCCTGGTTTACTCTCTGGTTCTTACTCCTGCTCTATCAGCTGGAATGATGGAAGATGCTAAAATCCGTTGTCAATGTCGTTTGGCAAACGGTACATATGTGGGCAAAGCGACTATGTGGCATAGTGTTTCCTTGTATGGATTGGAATCCGATCATGTTTTTATGTGGTATGATCCATTCCACTGTGACAGAATTCTCCGCTATTATAAACAACTTGATTCAGTTGTTTGCTTCGAGTTCTTTGTTACATATGGTACTGAGGAACCTCATCAGAAGATTAGTATCGTAGAGTGTGGGGTCCACCTACTAAGTGTCTCGCAGTTAGAGTTTCGCAAATTCTTGCGAGAATCAAGGATAGAGTTGGAGTTGAAGTTGGAGTTGGGGTTGAGGTTTGGATTGGTGTTAGACTTGGCGCGGAGATTTAGTGAAGTGGAGTGGGGGTTATACCAAGCATTGGAGATGGGATGTGAAGTGGACGGATCATTGAGATTAGAGTTAGAATCTCGACGTCGGGCAATTTTAAGGTTAATTGATGGTTTGTAA